The following proteins are encoded in a genomic region of Bacteroidales bacterium:
- a CDS encoding YihY/virulence factor BrkB family protein: MKKRIKRLIEFLKNELWTVDLDNASKLKQVLINFTRIISLGLKGFKEDKLNVRASALTYFTLLSIVPVLALGFGIAKGFGLEAVLEDEVAKNLAGQEEAMNYILEFTHSMLGTAKGGLIAGLGFILLLWSVIKLLSNIENSFNTVWDIKKSRSVIRKFTDYLAIMLLGPVFLIMSSSITVFISSQLSSLQESTMFNFATPMFFKFAKFIPFVIIWFIFTLLYMVMPNTKVKFKSAFIAGIIAGTMFQIFQNLYVYFQAGATRINAIYGSFAALPLFLIWLQTSWFVVLLGAEISFVVQNVKLKGASMQLQKLSISYQKKIALLIVNQLVNYFKKGEKAPTSEHLSSKISVPVYTIDFVLHNLINAGIVSKITKDDIVAFQPAMGIDNIDLVKVINAYEHTGDDFSNYIKNKTYRILENKMKNIQDFQSNSEDNILLKDLKNE, translated from the coding sequence ATGAAAAAAAGGATAAAGAGATTAATTGAATTTTTAAAAAACGAATTATGGACTGTAGATTTGGATAATGCTTCAAAACTCAAACAAGTTTTGATTAACTTTACACGAATTATCAGCCTTGGTTTAAAAGGTTTTAAAGAGGATAAGCTAAACGTAAGAGCATCAGCTTTAACTTATTTTACGCTTCTGTCTATTGTTCCGGTTTTGGCTTTAGGTTTTGGTATTGCAAAAGGTTTTGGTTTAGAAGCAGTTTTGGAAGATGAAGTAGCAAAAAACCTTGCCGGACAAGAAGAAGCCATGAATTATATTCTTGAATTTACACATTCAATGTTGGGAACAGCAAAAGGCGGACTAATTGCCGGACTTGGGTTTATACTTTTATTATGGTCTGTAATTAAATTACTGTCAAATATTGAAAATTCATTTAATACTGTTTGGGATATTAAAAAATCAAGAAGTGTTATCAGAAAGTTTACTGATTATTTAGCAATAATGCTTTTAGGTCCTGTTTTTTTAATAATGTCGAGTAGTATTACAGTTTTTATTTCATCTCAATTATCAAGTTTGCAGGAAAGTACAATGTTTAATTTTGCAACTCCGATGTTTTTTAAGTTTGCAAAGTTTATTCCTTTTGTCATTATATGGTTCATTTTTACTTTATTGTATATGGTAATGCCGAATACAAAAGTTAAGTTTAAATCAGCATTCATAGCCGGAATCATTGCAGGAACTATGTTTCAAATTTTCCAAAATTTGTATGTTTATTTTCAAGCAGGTGCAACCAGAATAAATGCAATATACGGAAGTTTTGCTGCTTTGCCCTTGTTTTTAATTTGGTTACAAACAAGTTGGTTTGTTGTACTTCTTGGTGCAGAGATATCTTTTGTTGTCCAGAATGTTAAACTTAAAGGAGCAAGTATGCAATTACAAAAGTTAAGTATTTCTTATCAAAAAAAGATTGCATTATTAATTGTTAATCAGCTTGTTAATTATTTTAAAAAGGGCGAAAAAGCACCTACATCAGAGCACCTTTCTTCTAAAATATCTGTTCCTGTTTATACAATTGATTTTGTTTTGCATAATTTGATTAATGCAGGTATAGTATCTAAAATTACTAAAGATGATATAGTTGCATTTCAGCCTGCAATGGGTATTGATAATATTGATCTCGTAAAAGTTATAAATGCTTATGAACATACAGGAGATGATTTTTCAAACTATATTAAAAATAAAACTTATCGTATATTAGAAAACAAGATGAAAAATATTCAAGATTTTCAGTCGAATTCAGAAGATAATATATTATTGAAAGATCTTAAGAATGAATGA
- a CDS encoding anhydro-N-acetylmuramic acid kinase has protein sequence MNDKIILGVMSGTSLDGLDFALCKFNHSNEKFEYEILKTGFIEYSGDLKKNLSQAHNLQAYEFIALHKNYGRYIGKNVKEFIKDTVKPDFIASHGHTIFHKPEENITFQIGDGAFIAAEAECSVISDFRNLDTALNGQGAPLVPIGDKLLFSEFGYCLNLGGFANISFDYNEERISFDICPVNFIINKFAKELGKEFDKNGKFGKQGTVNDDLLKCLNGISYYSKSYPKSLGREYVEKYYYPIFSDFKISAEDKIRTFYKHIVTQINNSTQILNDKKILITGGGARNSFLISELKKYIKHKAVIPNYQIIDYKEAIIFAFLGFLRISSIKNTLKSVTGANYDSIGGSIFLF, from the coding sequence ATGAATGATAAGATAATATTGGGAGTTATGTCAGGCACATCTCTTGACGGTTTGGATTTTGCTTTGTGTAAGTTTAATCATTCAAATGAAAAGTTCGAATATGAAATATTGAAAACCGGTTTTATTGAGTATTCCGGTGACTTAAAAAAAAACTTATCCCAAGCTCATAATTTGCAGGCATATGAGTTTATTGCTTTGCATAAAAATTACGGAAGGTATATCGGAAAAAATGTAAAAGAATTCATTAAAGATACAGTAAAACCGGATTTTATTGCTTCACACGGGCATACAATTTTTCATAAACCGGAAGAAAATATTACTTTTCAAATCGGCGACGGTGCATTTATTGCTGCAGAAGCTGAATGTTCTGTTATTTCGGATTTCAGAAATTTAGATACTGCACTAAACGGACAAGGTGCTCCTTTAGTACCGATAGGCGATAAGTTATTATTCAGTGAATTTGGATATTGCTTAAATCTCGGAGGATTTGCAAATATTTCTTTTGATTATAATGAAGAAAGAATTTCTTTTGATATTTGCCCTGTAAATTTTATAATTAATAAATTTGCAAAGGAATTAGGAAAGGAATTTGACAAAAACGGAAAATTTGGCAAGCAAGGAACTGTGAATGACGATTTATTGAAGTGTTTAAACGGTATTTCATATTATTCAAAATCTTATCCGAAATCATTGGGCAGAGAATATGTTGAGAAATACTATTATCCGATATTTAGTGATTTTAAAATTTCCGCAGAAGATAAAATAAGGACTTTTTATAAGCATATTGTAACGCAGATAAATAACAGTACACAAATACTAAATGACAAAAAAATTCTTATTACCGGAGGCGGTGCTCGAAATTCATTTCTAATTTCTGAATTAAAAAAATATATAAAACATAAAGCTGTAATTCCGAATTATCAAATTATTGATTATAAAGAAGCAATAATTTTTGCTTTTTTAGGGTTTTTAAGAATATCAAGTATAAAAAACACACTAAAATCTGTAACCGGAGCAAATTATGACAGTATTGGCGGATCAATCTTTTTATTCTGA
- a CDS encoding OmpA family protein, with product MNNYKFLIAVIFSLLFVLPVFSQKRDMKKADEAINIGEYKLAYELYEKAYEKLSDKDIKAEVAFNLGECARIMMDERKAAKWYKKAVRGNINNPKAYLYYADALKMLEKFEEAKEQYKKYKNLVPDDSRGRNGVQSCEFAVEWINNPTRYIVEETDDINSNSADFRPSFGKSRSELYFTSNRESANGKNVSNITGESFSDIFVARKDRKGKWSVPVPIEGNVNSEGSEGAAIIINDGAVMYFSMCKQTEGANMGCKIYKSKTNAGGWSDPQLVELVGDSSVSMGHPAVSNDEMIMYFVSDSIPGVKGHGGKDIWIVKRSTLNSAWGKPENAGSKINTKGDEKFPFIRANGELYFSSDGHSGMGGLDIFKAVKNETVWEVENMKYPINSYKDDFGICFYEDKKFGYFSSKRDKKINIYSFDMPEMIFTMRGLVKNSAANAPLPDADVKLTSPSGHELEVKSASDGAFRFNLHPNTDYSVIGSKEKYLSAIIDRSTKGLKKSKEFDVILELSPYGGGKRFELPNIEYDLAKTTLRPESMISLDELVKTLTVNSHITIELAANTDYRGGDDYNQTLSEGRANSVIQYLILKGIKEDRLTAVGNGEKKPKEITNQTKNGRKILSSYRFLKHGNVLTEEFINNLEDEEQKEICHQLNRRTEFRVLRDDYGINAVKFGGGN from the coding sequence ATGAACAATTATAAATTTCTTATCGCAGTTATTTTTTCTTTGCTGTTTGTATTACCTGTTTTTTCTCAAAAAAGAGATATGAAAAAAGCTGATGAAGCTATTAATATAGGTGAATATAAATTAGCATATGAATTGTACGAGAAAGCATATGAAAAGTTATCAGATAAAGATATTAAAGCCGAGGTTGCCTTTAATCTTGGTGAATGCGCAAGAATAATGATGGATGAAAGAAAAGCCGCAAAATGGTACAAAAAAGCAGTCAGAGGGAATATTAATAATCCTAAAGCATATCTTTATTATGCCGATGCTTTAAAAATGTTGGAGAAATTTGAAGAAGCAAAAGAGCAATATAAAAAATACAAAAACTTAGTACCCGATGATTCAAGAGGCAGAAATGGCGTGCAATCATGCGAGTTTGCGGTTGAATGGATTAATAATCCTACAAGATATATTGTAGAGGAAACTGATGATATCAATTCTAATTCGGCAGATTTCAGACCGTCATTCGGTAAGAGTAGATCCGAATTGTATTTTACATCAAACAGAGAAAGTGCAAACGGAAAAAATGTAAGCAATATTACCGGAGAAAGTTTTTCAGATATTTTTGTTGCTCGAAAAGACAGAAAAGGAAAATGGAGTGTTCCTGTTCCGATTGAAGGGAATGTTAATTCTGAGGGAAGTGAGGGTGCTGCAATTATTATTAATGATGGTGCTGTTATGTATTTTTCAATGTGTAAACAAACTGAAGGTGCAAATATGGGTTGCAAAATCTATAAATCAAAAACTAATGCCGGAGGATGGTCCGATCCGCAATTGGTTGAACTTGTCGGGGACAGCAGTGTATCAATGGGGCATCCGGCAGTATCAAATGATGAAATGATCATGTATTTTGTAAGCGACAGTATTCCCGGAGTGAAAGGGCACGGAGGAAAAGATATTTGGATAGTAAAACGTTCAACACTTAACAGTGCGTGGGGGAAACCTGAAAATGCAGGATCAAAGATCAATACAAAAGGTGATGAAAAATTTCCTTTTATAAGAGCAAACGGTGAATTATATTTTTCATCTGACGGGCATTCCGGAATGGGAGGTTTGGATATTTTTAAAGCTGTAAAAAACGAAACAGTTTGGGAAGTTGAAAATATGAAGTATCCGATAAATTCTTATAAGGACGATTTCGGTATTTGTTTTTATGAAGATAAAAAATTTGGATATTTCTCTTCAAAAAGAGATAAAAAAATAAATATTTATTCTTTTGATATGCCTGAAATGATTTTTACTATGAGAGGCTTGGTTAAAAATTCTGCTGCTAATGCACCTTTACCGGATGCTGATGTAAAATTGACCAGTCCGAGCGGACATGAACTTGAAGTAAAATCTGCTTCAGACGGTGCATTTAGGTTTAATTTACATCCGAATACAGACTATTCTGTTATAGGATCAAAAGAAAAATATCTGAGTGCAATCATTGATCGTTCAACAAAGGGCTTGAAAAAAAGCAAAGAGTTTGACGTAATATTGGAACTTTCTCCTTATGGCGGCGGTAAACGATTTGAATTACCAAATATTGAGTATGATTTAGCAAAAACAACATTAAGGCCGGAATCTATGATATCCTTAGATGAATTGGTAAAAACACTTACTGTTAATTCTCATATAACTATTGAACTCGCTGCAAATACCGATTATAGAGGAGGCGATGATTATAATCAAACATTATCAGAAGGCAGAGCAAATTCTGTCATTCAATATTTAATTCTAAAAGGTATAAAAGAAGATCGTTTAACGGCTGTAGGTAACGGAGAAAAAAAACCTAAAGAAATAACCAACCAAACCAAAAACGGCAGAAAGATATTATCTTCTTATAGGTTCTTGAAGCACGGTAATGTGCTAACAGAAGAATTCATCAATAATTTGGAAGATGAAGAACAAAAAGAAATATGCCATCAATTAAACCGTCGTACAGAATTCAGAGTTTTAAGAGATGATTACGGTATTAATGCTGTTAAGTTTGGGGGCGGGAATTAA